One window of the Lacerta agilis isolate rLacAgi1 chromosome 17, rLacAgi1.pri, whole genome shotgun sequence genome contains the following:
- the LOC117061958 gene encoding protein S100-A7-like: protein MKTLLEKALECTVNIFHQYAIRNPKDDYLQFKEFEKLLKEQAQPFLKDTLPPGMTQDAYIKKMFQKADKNRDGKLKFTEFLPVLEAALVDAHNRSHLLPETGN, encoded by the exons ATGAAAACTCTCCTGGAGAAGGCTTTGGAGTGCACAGTCAACATCTTCCACCAGTATGCCATTCGGAACCCAAAGGATGACTACCTGCAGTTCAAGGAGTTCGAGAAGCTATTGAAGGAACAAGCCCAGCCCTTCTTGAAAGACACCCTACCT CCCGGTATGACCCAGGATGCTTACATCAAGAAGATGTTTCAAAAAGCAGACAAGAACCGTGACGGGAAGCTGAAGTTTACGGAGTTCTTGCCTGTGCTGGAGGCTGCCCTCGTAGATGCTCACAACAGATCCCACCTCCTGCCCGAGACGGGGAACTGA
- the LOC117061942 gene encoding protein S100-A7-like, whose product MATHSHSHSPATHPKAPSTSDSLPHCTLELALEIIVNIYHQFAPREGKDDFLSLKDMTELLKSQAPTFLAACNRNRPDYIKHLFKKADVDKTGQLTFEEFTKVFAVLADDAHRLSHGEDRCGPHND is encoded by the exons ATGGCaacccactcccactcccactctCCGGCTACTCATCCCAAGGCTCCGAGCACATCGGATAGTTTGCCTCACTGCACTCTGGAATTGGCGCTCGAGATCATTGTGAACATCTACCATCAATTCGCTCCTCGGGAAGGCAAGGATGATTTCTTGAGCCTCAAGGACATGACGGAGCTTCTCAAGAGCCAAGCTCCCACTTTCCTGGCAGCCTGT AACAGAAACCGTCCAGACTACATTAAACATCTCTTCAAAAAGGCGGATGTTGACAAGACCGGACAACTGACTTTTGAGGAGTTCACCAAAGTGTTTGCTGTCCTGGCAGACGATGCCCATCGCCTGAGTCACGGTGAGGACCGATGTGGCCCACACAACGACTGA